The following are encoded together in the Iodobacter fluviatilis genome:
- a CDS encoding DUF3304 domain-containing protein, whose translation MSKIKQCLSLLGLILAGCSSYASESISLALHGYNYTNRYIDSYEINGQGGGNLFLSTSTAGGSKSACCGSWWPNSRLPIKVKVKWTGDSCKYKTINSRGEVSYSIRRFWKEAEALITTPPPADARYLEAHIYEDGHVEAAITNTFSPPRLILPFDENTQSRTGVTFVSPMCTAAQLIDPNAYPRLTDRQLKNAGVNP comes from the coding sequence ATGAGTAAAATCAAACAATGCTTAAGCCTGCTCGGGCTAATTCTTGCTGGCTGCAGTAGCTATGCTTCAGAAAGCATTTCGCTGGCCTTGCACGGATATAACTATACCAATCGCTATATCGATAGTTATGAAATTAATGGCCAGGGAGGGGGGAACCTTTTCCTTAGTACCTCGACTGCAGGAGGAAGTAAAAGTGCTTGTTGTGGTAGTTGGTGGCCGAATAGCCGCTTGCCGATTAAGGTAAAAGTGAAGTGGACAGGGGATTCATGTAAATATAAAACAATCAATTCGAGAGGAGAAGTGTCTTATTCAATACGTCGTTTTTGGAAAGAGGCCGAAGCCTTGATTACCACACCACCGCCTGCCGATGCCCGTTATTTAGAAGCACATATTTATGAAGATGGCCATGTAGAAGCGGCGATTACTAATACCTTTTCACCGCCACGGCTTATTTTACCTTTTGATGAAAATACACAGAGCCGCACGGGGGTGACCTTTGTCTCTCCAATGTGTACCGCTGCTCAGTTAATCGACCCCAATGCATACCCAAGATTGACTGATCGGCAGTTGAAAAATGCAGGGGTAAACCCATGA
- a CDS encoding type VI secretion system Vgr family protein produces the protein MNLSDLLASFAAAFNQDQRLISLQLGDGAAWGQQLLPQRVTGSEGICQAYRYQIDCLSPDGALELKSLLGLPIVLSIANANGDAIERCGVVSQVQLLGSDGGFAQYSLTVEPPFALLRHRRTSRVFQDLSPVDIVKQVLAEHQAKNPVFASVQTLDFKLSGEYPPRSYCLQYREDDFAFLCRLMKESGLTWRFQFLAGDSPQVQLVVFDDVFSIPEALEPIARFHRSSATEKSDSLTQWNTQRQIGSSSVSLASYDYKATSTSHSSSESAIDQGDGGQQIQASLEYYDPQTHYYASDVDQFNNDAKLRQDAMDAQKKSFTGSGTLRSLQAGQWFRLEDHPAHEWDNAEQREFAITELKFTANNNFPVDLTRALLQAAPSLLATSAKDNAPYQADFTAQRRGQPVLSHLGEQEFTKPTSLGLQTATVVGPAGSEVHTDEHGRIKIQWHWQRTAEHPEFGANMDDKSSCWVRVAYPSAGAGFGHQFIPRVGQEVTVSFIEGDIDRPIVTGVTYNGSHSVPAFSGAGALPANKTLSGIKTKEHEGGQYGELLFDDTKDEVRTKLSSEHGKTQLNLGYLIHPRTDGKGEPRGEGFELRTDMQGAIRANGLLISTEAKGGASGKQLDRSPAQSQLESALSLAQSLGETATHQLADSIETGDEGKTVEADNSAGSTASTGHLYHHVHASKSFEAGSNTDKDGKTKSKDQAGQQNIILLHGEDGVAITSPQSQTLTAGTNLDLVAQRDTNQTSGRRWIHNVGQHISMFVAGVKDKVALKLIAAKGKIQLQAQNDDIEITADKNVKITACKESIMVVAKNEILMTAGGGYIRIKDGNIEIHCPGAVTIKGASHEMSGPAKMNPSLHIFPGEACITCLLRAAKNAAPFIPR, from the coding sequence GATTGAGCGTTGCGGGGTGGTGAGTCAGGTGCAATTATTAGGCTCTGACGGAGGCTTCGCTCAATATTCCCTCACCGTAGAGCCGCCTTTTGCCTTGCTCAGACACCGCCGCACTTCACGAGTGTTTCAGGATTTATCCCCAGTCGATATTGTGAAACAGGTACTGGCCGAGCATCAGGCTAAAAATCCTGTGTTTGCCTCCGTGCAAACGCTGGATTTCAAGCTATCAGGCGAATATCCACCGCGCTCATACTGCTTACAGTATCGCGAAGACGATTTTGCGTTTTTATGCCGATTAATGAAGGAAAGTGGACTTACATGGCGCTTTCAGTTCTTGGCTGGAGACTCGCCCCAAGTGCAGCTGGTGGTGTTTGATGATGTATTCTCCATCCCCGAAGCTTTAGAGCCCATTGCTCGCTTTCACAGATCATCAGCAACGGAAAAAAGTGATTCTCTTACCCAATGGAATACCCAGCGGCAAATTGGCAGCAGCTCAGTTTCCCTTGCCAGCTACGACTATAAAGCGACCAGTACCAGCCACAGTTCAAGTGAAAGCGCGATTGATCAGGGAGATGGCGGGCAGCAAATCCAAGCCAGCCTAGAATATTACGATCCGCAAACGCATTACTACGCCAGCGATGTAGACCAGTTCAACAACGATGCCAAGCTGCGCCAAGATGCAATGGATGCGCAAAAGAAATCGTTTACCGGCTCTGGTACATTACGCAGCTTACAAGCCGGGCAATGGTTCCGCTTAGAAGATCACCCTGCGCACGAGTGGGATAACGCGGAGCAGCGAGAGTTCGCCATCACCGAGCTTAAATTCACCGCAAACAATAATTTTCCGGTGGATCTAACCCGTGCATTACTCCAAGCTGCGCCTAGCCTGCTTGCCACTTCCGCCAAAGATAACGCGCCTTACCAAGCGGACTTCACCGCGCAAAGACGCGGCCAGCCTGTGCTTAGCCATCTGGGGGAGCAAGAATTTACCAAGCCCACCAGCCTAGGCTTACAAACCGCCACGGTAGTTGGCCCCGCCGGATCAGAGGTGCATACGGATGAGCACGGCCGGATAAAAATTCAATGGCATTGGCAACGTACTGCCGAACACCCTGAATTTGGCGCAAATATGGATGACAAATCATCCTGCTGGGTTCGCGTCGCCTATCCATCAGCAGGCGCGGGCTTTGGGCATCAGTTTATCCCTAGGGTGGGCCAAGAGGTGACTGTAAGCTTTATAGAGGGCGATATCGACCGCCCAATTGTAACAGGTGTTACCTATAACGGCAGCCATTCAGTGCCCGCGTTCAGCGGTGCTGGCGCTCTGCCTGCCAACAAAACCCTATCCGGCATCAAAACCAAAGAGCATGAAGGTGGCCAGTATGGCGAGCTGTTGTTTGATGATACCAAGGATGAAGTTCGCACTAAATTATCGAGCGAGCACGGTAAAACCCAGCTCAACCTTGGTTATTTAATCCATCCACGTACCGATGGAAAAGGCGAGCCACGCGGCGAAGGCTTTGAGCTGCGCACCGATATGCAAGGCGCAATCCGCGCCAATGGTTTACTGATTAGCACTGAAGCCAAAGGTGGCGCTAGCGGCAAGCAGCTAGACCGCAGCCCCGCCCAAAGCCAGCTTGAATCAGCCCTTTCACTGGCCCAAAGCCTAGGCGAAACGGCCACCCACCAGCTTGCCGACAGCATAGAAACCGGCGACGAAGGCAAAACTGTTGAGGCTGATAACAGCGCAGGCAGCACCGCCAGCACTGGCCATCTTTATCACCACGTACACGCCAGCAAAAGCTTTGAAGCAGGCAGCAATACGGATAAAGACGGCAAAACAAAATCCAAAGATCAAGCAGGTCAGCAGAATATCATCCTGCTGCACGGGGAGGACGGCGTTGCCATCACCAGCCCGCAAAGCCAAACCCTTACCGCAGGCACCAACTTAGATCTGGTCGCGCAGCGTGACACCAATCAAACCTCTGGCCGCCGCTGGATTCACAACGTAGGCCAGCACATCAGCATGTTTGTGGCCGGGGTAAAAGACAAAGTTGCGCTCAAACTGATCGCAGCCAAAGGCAAAATCCAGCTGCAAGCTCAAAATGATGATATTGAAATCACTGCCGATAAAAACGTTAAAATCACCGCCTGCAAAGAAAGCATTATGGTAGTGGCCAAAAACGAAATCTTGATGACCGCTGGTGGCGGCTATATCCGCATAAAAGATGGCAATATCGAGATTCATTGCCCCGGTGCGGTCACGATAAAAGGTGCGAGTCATGAAATGAGCGGGCCAGCAAAAATGAACCCGTCTTTGCATATTTTTCCAGGGGAAGCGTGTATTACTTGCCTATTACGCGCAGCGAAAAATGCGGCCCCTTTTATTCCAAGGTAA
- a CDS encoding DUF3304 domain-containing protein, giving the protein MSNIKYCLSLLGLILAGCSSYASESVSLTLHGYNYTNRYIDSYEINGQGGGNMGLSTSTSGGGGGVCCGSWWPNSRLPIKVKVKWVGDSCEYKTINSRGEVFYSIRNFWKEAEALITTPPPADARYLEAHIYEDGHVEAAITNTFSPPRLILPFNEKTQSRTGEPYVVPMCTAAQLIDPNAYPRLTDRQLKNAGINP; this is encoded by the coding sequence ATGAGCAATATTAAATATTGCCTAAGCCTGCTCGGGCTAATTCTTGCGGGCTGCAGTAGCTATGCTTCAGAAAGCGTTTCGCTTACCTTGCACGGATATAACTATACCAATCGCTATATCGATAGTTATGAAATTAATGGCCAAGGAGGGGGAAATATGGGTTTAAGCACCTCTACATCAGGTGGGGGAGGAGGTGTTTGCTGCGGGAGCTGGTGGCCGAATAGCCGCTTGCCGATTAAGGTAAAAGTGAAGTGGGTGGGGGATTCTTGTGAATACAAAACAATCAATTCGAGAGGAGAAGTGTTTTATTCAATACGCAATTTCTGGAAAGAGGCCGAAGCCTTGATTACCACGCCACCGCCTGCCGATGCCCGCTATTTAGAAGCGCATATTTATGAAGATGGCCATGTAGAGGCGGCAATAACCAATACCTTTTCACCGCCACGGCTTATTTTGCCTTTTAATGAAAAAACGCAGAGCCGTACAGGGGAGCCCTATGTGGTACCAATGTGCACCGCTGCCCAGTTAATTGACCCAAATGCCTACCCAAGATTGACTGATCGGCAGTTGAAAAATGCAGGGATAAACCCATGA
- a CDS encoding DUF4123 domain-containing protein yields MQLTTLPAFLSEQHESIKLDLQKNNIATPIYALIDLANTDNPRRWLRIMLADKGYCLFDGTPESTARTEAPWLVRVDQNEFLLNETITASLLGDCCSWICSGLPPAELAQRLNARLDVKLEGQLALLRFYDPRILPSLLAVLAAPVQRDFLALGEHWFWLGRDGLLFKQAIDEDEHDLLKWPLALSDKQQEPLIKMAETDQLQVQLGEQLPSLFYPMTRAARFQFVQMQRDQAIQNGFTQFNDQLDYCALALAWGPHFFHEEKWQAVLAEGRVHTLELAIKNAK; encoded by the coding sequence ATGCAATTAACTACATTACCTGCTTTTTTATCTGAGCAGCATGAAAGTATTAAATTAGATTTACAAAAGAATAATATCGCTACGCCTATATATGCTCTAATTGATTTAGCAAATACAGATAATCCAAGGCGGTGGCTACGGATTATGTTGGCTGATAAGGGTTATTGCTTGTTTGATGGCACGCCTGAATCAACGGCAAGGACAGAAGCCCCTTGGTTAGTACGTGTAGATCAAAATGAGTTTTTGCTGAATGAAACAATTACGGCTTCTTTATTGGGGGATTGCTGCAGTTGGATTTGCTCTGGATTACCACCAGCAGAGCTGGCACAGCGTTTAAATGCACGATTAGACGTGAAGTTAGAAGGCCAGCTTGCCTTATTGCGCTTTTATGATCCACGCATTTTGCCTAGCTTATTGGCCGTGCTAGCAGCGCCAGTGCAAAGAGATTTTTTAGCGCTGGGGGAGCATTGGTTCTGGTTGGGGCGAGATGGTTTGTTATTTAAGCAGGCAATTGATGAAGATGAGCATGATTTATTAAAATGGCCATTGGCGCTATCTGATAAGCAGCAAGAGCCTTTAATTAAGATGGCCGAAACAGATCAATTGCAGGTGCAATTAGGTGAGCAACTTCCTTCATTGTTTTATCCAATGACTAGAGCTGCTCGGTTTCAATTTGTGCAAATGCAGCGCGATCAGGCTATTCAAAATGGATTCACGCAATTTAATGATCAACTTGATTACTGTGCATTAGCTTTAGCGTGGGGCCCGCACTTTTTTCATGAAGAAAAATGGCAAGCTGTGCTGGCTGAAGGCCGGGTACACACATTGGAATTAGCGATTAAAAATGCAAAATAA
- a CDS encoding McrB family protein, producing MNNLSLYLKPGTKIGSRSPTYTIEKTTQELIYLRSEPNAKNANGTLRLIPAIVVIDLLKAISEKKMSTDEINRKRDDNESEKLFQKLKLDHDPFILGYESTIKAICEYCINNPLSHLVNTKSQNLPKPFLLLAGISGTGKTRFVREQARSSCPAGTINYALIPVRPDWHEPSDLLGYVSRIGGTHYVATPFLQFMAAAWRDAVQPAAGYVLKDSSHITPFWACLDEMNLAPVEQYFADYLSVLETRQWDQQGYTSEAIFAPSALLKSEAPQVISKLRADLGFTDAAWDGLWAYFLQHGMPLPPNLIVAGTVNMDETTHGFSRKVIDRAFSIDFGEFFPNEFNDYFEPKLQAITLSFPLDSRIASPTELAEVQADSDGQKSIQFLKQINQKLAGSPFSLAFRALNELLLMLKCFSPPDESALYAVWDDFLMAKLLPRLEGDEDKLSNKEGNILTQLQALLSAQFQGHTTRPDLFNTQNDVPPQIEFRSLKKLIWMSERLERDRFTCFWP from the coding sequence ATGAATAATTTAAGCCTTTATTTGAAGCCAGGAACAAAAATTGGCTCTCGATCACCCACTTATACAATTGAAAAAACGACTCAAGAATTAATCTATCTTCGCTCTGAGCCTAATGCAAAAAATGCCAATGGCACTTTGCGTTTAATTCCGGCGATTGTCGTGATTGACTTACTGAAAGCTATTTCAGAAAAAAAGATGTCAACCGATGAGATTAATAGAAAAAGAGACGACAACGAATCGGAAAAGTTATTTCAAAAATTAAAACTAGATCACGATCCTTTTATTCTTGGTTATGAATCAACGATTAAGGCCATTTGCGAATACTGTATTAACAATCCGCTCAGCCACTTAGTAAACACAAAATCACAAAACCTCCCCAAACCATTCCTCCTCCTCGCTGGCATCTCCGGCACGGGGAAAACTCGGTTTGTTCGGGAGCAGGCGCGCTCTTCTTGCCCTGCTGGCACAATAAACTACGCGCTGATTCCGGTGCGGCCAGATTGGCATGAGCCATCTGATTTGCTAGGTTATGTTTCCAGAATTGGCGGCACGCATTATGTGGCTACACCGTTTTTGCAGTTTATGGCGGCGGCTTGGCGGGATGCGGTGCAGCCTGCTGCGGGCTATGTATTAAAAGACAGCAGCCACATCACCCCATTTTGGGCTTGCTTAGATGAAATGAATTTAGCGCCGGTTGAGCAATATTTTGCAGATTACTTATCGGTATTAGAAACGCGGCAATGGGATCAGCAAGGCTACACAAGCGAGGCTATTTTTGCGCCAAGCGCCCTGCTGAAATCTGAAGCGCCCCAGGTCATCAGCAAGCTACGCGCTGATCTAGGATTTACCGATGCAGCATGGGATGGCCTGTGGGCGTATTTTCTGCAGCATGGAATGCCGCTGCCGCCCAACCTGATTGTAGCGGGCACGGTCAATATGGATGAAACCACGCATGGGTTTTCACGCAAGGTAATTGATCGCGCCTTTAGCATCGATTTTGGCGAGTTTTTCCCCAATGAATTTAACGATTACTTTGAGCCAAAATTACAGGCCATCACGCTAAGCTTTCCGCTTGATTCACGCATCGCCAGCCCTACTGAGCTGGCCGAAGTGCAAGCAGATTCTGATGGCCAAAAGAGTATCCAGTTTTTAAAACAGATCAATCAAAAATTGGCAGGTAGCCCTTTTTCCTTGGCATTTCGTGCGCTTAACGAGCTGCTGCTAATGCTGAAATGCTTTTCACCGCCAGATGAATCGGCGCTGTATGCCGTGTGGGATGATTTTTTAATGGCTAAATTGCTACCCCGGCTAGAGGGCGACGAAGACAAGCTCAGCAATAAAGAAGGCAATATACTGACCCAATTACAAGCCTTACTAAGCGCGCAGTTTCAAGGCCATACCACCCGCCCTGATCTCTTTAACACCCAGAATGATGTTCCGCCGCAGATTGAATTTCGCTCGCTTAAAAAGCTGATTTGGATGAGCGAGCGCCTTGAGCGCGATCGCTTTACTTGCTTCTGGCCCTAG
- a CDS encoding T6SS phospholipase effector Tle1-like catalytic domain-containing protein has translation MSKVRSPSLRIQAIPLQASADFAKEEGADSVSAAIMPVLPMVSTPTFKPAQGLKCCITLNLAFFFDGTGNNVDADVGTFEHSNVARLFRAHPLSDKTLGMYGFYIPGLGTYFRDINDNGGGTLGLAFGGGGRKRLDWAEDQFKAVVDHTQEEITEIRVSLFGFSRGAALARAFALILDKLCPGGLYKLPNGKDAPFTIYFMGLFDTVAAVGLPAGSGVETALAASNATAAKWAAYEKSLVSRRDNHSNGLAKLAFGEPGADPSPTWADGHMEWANDLRIPLSGLVAYCVHMVAAHEQRHSFPSDSVRVGQHYPSNCIEMVYPGMHSDVGGGYRPGEEGKSLGQDEILGQIPLLAMYQLAIEKGVPLMNMEKLKESELDKDFDVSPDFLKAYSNYQAKISNSTLGRTVLSHMYYYFLWRFFRIKNSRAAQLKTNEDQEAEFKIDHEELGKKVGDLEGKYKQAHKKAQKYSRPVQNQRNMQARVGGEIDPQLLQDEAQANNELAIAKDNWLKEKAKLDSLPSIGKTGASLPMYDRLLVQETQQIIKLAQSGQKLRPHYQSLLKAWQDAQEGKGLDETKDAELIGFFDHYMHDSLAGFATDLTLPSDPRCIYVGLDEEARYAGLISTIKTRTA, from the coding sequence ATGAGTAAAGTACGTAGCCCCTCGCTAAGAATTCAAGCCATCCCCTTGCAGGCCAGTGCAGATTTTGCCAAAGAAGAGGGGGCGGATTCGGTTTCTGCAGCAATCATGCCAGTATTGCCTATGGTGAGCACGCCTACTTTTAAGCCCGCGCAGGGGCTTAAATGCTGTATTACCCTGAATTTGGCGTTTTTCTTTGATGGTACGGGGAATAATGTAGACGCGGATGTGGGGACTTTTGAGCATAGCAATGTAGCCCGCTTATTTCGTGCCCACCCGCTGAGTGATAAGACATTGGGTATGTATGGTTTTTATATTCCTGGCTTAGGTACCTATTTTAGAGATATTAACGACAATGGGGGCGGCACCTTGGGGCTGGCTTTTGGTGGCGGTGGCAGAAAACGTTTGGATTGGGCCGAAGATCAGTTTAAGGCGGTGGTTGACCATACTCAGGAAGAAATCACTGAAATACGCGTGTCATTATTTGGCTTTTCGCGCGGGGCTGCTTTGGCACGGGCTTTTGCGCTGATTTTGGATAAGCTGTGCCCTGGTGGCTTGTATAAATTGCCCAATGGTAAAGATGCGCCATTCACTATTTATTTTATGGGCTTGTTTGATACCGTGGCTGCGGTTGGCTTACCCGCAGGCTCTGGGGTGGAAACCGCCTTGGCGGCTAGCAATGCCACCGCAGCCAAATGGGCTGCGTATGAAAAAAGCTTGGTTTCCCGCAGGGATAACCATAGTAATGGCTTGGCCAAGCTGGCCTTTGGCGAGCCAGGGGCCGATCCTAGCCCTACTTGGGCCGATGGCCATATGGAGTGGGCGAATGATTTGCGTATTCCACTCTCTGGTTTGGTGGCTTATTGCGTGCATATGGTGGCGGCGCATGAGCAAAGGCATTCTTTCCCGAGTGATAGCGTGAGAGTGGGCCAGCATTACCCTAGCAATTGTATTGAAATGGTTTACCCCGGCATGCACTCTGATGTGGGTGGCGGCTATCGCCCTGGTGAAGAAGGTAAAAGCTTGGGTCAAGATGAAATATTGGGGCAGATCCCCCTATTGGCGATGTATCAATTAGCCATAGAAAAGGGCGTGCCCTTAATGAACATGGAAAAGCTAAAAGAAAGTGAGCTGGATAAAGATTTTGATGTGTCACCAGATTTTTTAAAAGCCTATAGCAATTATCAAGCTAAAATTAGCAATAGCACCCTAGGTAGAACGGTGCTTTCACATATGTATTATTATTTTTTATGGCGATTTTTTAGAATAAAAAATTCACGGGCTGCGCAATTAAAAACCAATGAAGATCAAGAAGCCGAGTTTAAAATAGATCACGAAGAATTAGGAAAAAAAGTCGGTGATTTAGAAGGAAAATATAAGCAGGCGCATAAAAAAGCACAAAAATACAGCCGCCCCGTGCAAAACCAACGCAATATGCAGGCCCGTGTAGGCGGAGAAATAGACCCCCAGCTATTGCAAGATGAAGCACAGGCTAATAATGAGCTAGCAATTGCCAAAGACAATTGGCTTAAAGAAAAAGCAAAGCTAGATAGCTTGCCCAGTATTGGCAAAACAGGGGCGAGTTTGCCTATGTATGATCGATTGCTAGTACAAGAAACACAGCAAATTATTAAATTGGCTCAATCAGGCCAAAAATTGCGCCCGCACTATCAAAGCTTATTAAAAGCTTGGCAAGATGCCCAAGAGGGTAAAGGATTAGATGAAACAAAAGATGCCGAGCTGATTGGTTTTTTTGATCACTATATGCACGATTCGCTGGCTGGTTTTGCAACTGATTTAACCCTGCCCTCTGATCCACGCTGCATCTATGTGGGTTTGGATGAAGAGGCAAGGTATGCGGGTTTAATCTCGACCATAAAAACGCGCACGGCGTAA
- a CDS encoding DUF2357 domain-containing protein, with product MPDLLKLETSDWSLNVWSRDIAPSQKQLSATLAARQATAQPMAIQLRPSKFKSCTPLPCIAEHVLLLREPIFFENRSYEFEFTFSQAMDTAEIRHRLTSICDAFRFTGSALRGTLNTGNDVGWLRLGLHYCRHGQWQEAALAFEVLPVKMLMVDDLEKINAAIDHSYPLWRFALAQKTDHELAQSKKPHERFPLLWLAQFTALREALHKEIHYICNAPHNRLQTSHRTLRADRLHGKMAYRLEEKVSQALAIGDTHRRFKTSSQRLSVDTPENQFIRMVLEYSSRSLARFASGAAAHNTAPDRQRISPAFFAELALWQKQLAQRLAHPLFDEVSHFNGMERESLVLHQRAGYAGVYRIWQQLKLYLDVFGRHAAISVKPVSELYEIWCLLELRRQLHALGFVEQASNKALLDEKNLEKVLKNGLGASFTFSRSDGIELRLAHEPLFGKPGSRFNQIYSWNATQKPDILLEATFPNGEQIIWIFDAKYRIDQSDKPNTPDLAPDDALNQMHRYRDALIHLSQSPEGAILKSRPVVGAYVLYPGWHPLQDTPKVILTIKQSRPWASALSPPCQSKKMAGWRRFCGNI from the coding sequence ATGCCTGATCTGCTTAAGCTAGAAACCAGCGATTGGTCGCTTAATGTGTGGAGCCGCGATATTGCGCCCTCGCAAAAGCAGCTCTCGGCCACCTTGGCCGCTAGGCAAGCCACGGCCCAGCCTATGGCGATTCAGCTGCGGCCCTCTAAATTTAAAAGCTGCACCCCACTGCCTTGCATTGCAGAACACGTGCTTTTGCTGCGCGAGCCTATTTTCTTTGAAAACCGCAGCTACGAATTTGAATTTACCTTTAGCCAAGCGATGGACACGGCAGAAATCCGCCATCGGCTCACCAGCATTTGCGATGCATTTCGCTTCACTGGTAGCGCACTGCGTGGCACGCTAAACACCGGCAACGATGTAGGTTGGCTGCGCTTGGGCCTGCATTACTGCCGCCACGGCCAATGGCAAGAGGCGGCGCTGGCGTTTGAAGTGCTGCCGGTTAAAATGCTGATGGTGGATGATCTAGAAAAAATCAATGCCGCCATTGATCACAGCTATCCACTCTGGCGCTTTGCCCTAGCGCAAAAGACCGATCACGAGCTAGCCCAATCCAAAAAACCGCATGAACGCTTCCCCTTGCTATGGCTGGCGCAATTTACCGCGCTGCGCGAGGCCTTACATAAAGAAATCCACTATATCTGCAACGCCCCGCATAATCGGCTGCAAACAAGCCACCGCACGCTACGTGCAGACCGCCTGCATGGCAAGATGGCCTATCGTTTAGAAGAAAAAGTCTCCCAAGCACTGGCCATAGGGGATACGCATCGCCGCTTTAAAACCAGCAGCCAACGCCTTTCTGTGGATACCCCAGAAAACCAATTTATTCGCATGGTTTTAGAATACAGCAGCCGCAGCTTGGCCCGCTTTGCCAGCGGCGCAGCAGCACACAATACCGCCCCTGATCGCCAGCGGATTTCGCCCGCATTTTTTGCCGAGTTGGCCCTATGGCAAAAGCAGCTAGCCCAGCGCCTTGCCCATCCACTGTTTGATGAAGTCAGCCATTTTAATGGCATGGAGCGCGAATCACTGGTGCTGCACCAACGCGCTGGCTATGCCGGGGTTTATCGAATCTGGCAGCAATTAAAGCTTTATCTCGATGTGTTTGGCCGCCATGCCGCGATCTCTGTTAAGCCGGTTTCCGAGCTGTATGAAATCTGGTGCCTGCTTGAACTACGCCGCCAACTACACGCGCTTGGCTTTGTAGAGCAGGCCAGTAACAAGGCATTGCTTGATGAAAAAAACCTAGAAAAAGTCTTAAAGAATGGCTTAGGCGCGTCCTTTACCTTTAGCCGCAGCGATGGCATAGAGCTACGCTTGGCCCATGAGCCCTTGTTTGGCAAACCCGGCAGCCGCTTTAACCAAATTTACTCTTGGAATGCCACGCAAAAGCCGGATATTTTGCTAGAAGCCACCTTCCCCAATGGGGAGCAAATTATCTGGATTTTTGATGCTAAGTACCGTATCGATCAGTCAGATAAACCCAACACGCCAGACCTTGCCCCAGACGATGCGCTAAACCAAATGCACCGCTACCGCGATGCCCTGATTCATCTTAGCCAATCGCCTGAAGGCGCAATCCTAAAAAGCCGCCCTGTAGTCGGTGCCTATGTGCTGTATCCGGGCTGGCATCCGCTGCAAGATACCCCCAAGGTAATCCTTACCATCAAGCAATCGAGGCCGTGGGCATCGGCGCTTTCCCCGCCCTGCCAGAGCAAGAAAATGGCTGGTTGGCGGCGTTTTTGCGGCAACATTTAG
- a CDS encoding DUF3304 domain-containing protein produces MIKIKQCLSLLGLILAGCSSYASESVSLTLHGYNYTNRYIDSYEINGQGGGNMGLSTQTAGGSKSTCCGSWWPNSRLPIKVQVKWVANSCEFKEYSSTGEVFSSLRNFWKEAEALITTPPPADARYLEAHIYEDGHVEAAITNTYSPPRLILPRDEKTHSRTGKSYVAPMCTWAQLIDPNAYPRLTDLQLKESGVTP; encoded by the coding sequence ATGATTAAAATCAAACAATGCCTAAGCCTGCTCGGGCTAATTCTTGCGGGCTGCAGTAGCTATGCTTCAGAAAGCGTTTCGCTGACCTTGCACGGATATAACTATACCAATCGCTATATCGATAGTTATGAAATTAATGGCCAGGGAGGGGGGAATATGGGCTTAAGCACCCAGACAGCGGGAGGGAGTAAAAGTACTTGTTGTGGTAGTTGGTGGCCGAATAGCCGCTTGCCGATTAAGGTGCAAGTGAAGTGGGTAGCAAATTCTTGTGAATTTAAAGAGTATTCTTCTACAGGCGAGGTTTTTTCCTCTCTACGAAATTTCTGGAAAGAGGCCGAAGCCCTAATTACCACACCACCGCCTGCCGATGCCCGCTATTTAGAGGCGCATATTTATGAAGATGGCCATGTAGAGGCGGCGATTACCAATACCTATTCGCCGCCACGGCTTATTTTACCTCGTGATGAAAAAACACATAGCCGCACAGGGAAATCCTATGTGGCTCCAATGTGTACTTGGGCACAATTAATCGACCCAAATGCGTACCCAAGATTGACTGACCTGCAATTAAAAGAGAGTGGGGTTACACCATGA